Proteins from a genomic interval of Vicinamibacterales bacterium:
- a CDS encoding MtrB/PioB family outer membrane beta-barrel protein, translating into MKRITIVTMALACSFLASSLPVGAQGTPAATTNWFDGKATLQLQGREDVSSSKFEEYRVVPKGVSMPVFNLAGSRDGNNFALWGENVSQADQRYRGLATAAWGGLKFDYNQIPHNMANNGKSIFTETAPGVWSMSTHERLVLQNANDAQLPTATRTALFYDALLAPTFAAANSIDLSSQRNRGTAEFAVGKNLPIDLAFTYMRELKSGYRTESGGNVRAQVNPSYEVPEPLSDVTQDFGIRAAWNFKAGNVHAALNRNLYDNQAETLIVDNPFQAYDTPYTATVGGPSSARFINAPDNEATTGNGGFLLKFKGQTRIGGDVSLARWTQNAAFYPYTLNTVILTPTGARADSLSALPQPSFDGKIDTTTLNFTFTSRPAKRLGLRASYRSYDLANKTNRFVITGDTAISDRAWTAVTPTADNPYGHATANHYDTKTSRFTGSASYDFGALTLEGLVRRATITRTSREATSGDDNGYAVTALFRTSDWLNLRATYDDATRTANGHTLYGFQMDEAERDTKRTGIQVDLMPSDTVDVSFAYLRRDVQYPNRPDRIAVTSGAPSPGASPIPGTPSGLLEAKYDSYTGEVSFNPNERAELTAYYTYEKDATTNQWSTTTGVALNNLLNYAGTDETNTFGVNAVLQLVPEKWSCTFSAMRQKVDGLMDITAREAGNFYTPGRTTLIPSGQGGAADISDWDDTKLTTVVAQVDYAVATAWTITAGYWYEKYDFRDAYTASDLLMPQAVYIFMKGDRGPYSANVVFTRLSYRF; encoded by the coding sequence ATGAAGCGCATAACCATCGTCACTATGGCGCTCGCATGCAGCTTCCTGGCATCGAGCCTGCCTGTTGGGGCCCAGGGCACACCGGCCGCTACCACGAACTGGTTTGACGGGAAGGCCACACTGCAACTGCAGGGCCGTGAGGACGTCAGCTCGTCGAAGTTCGAGGAATACCGGGTGGTGCCCAAGGGCGTGTCCATGCCGGTGTTCAACCTCGCCGGCAGCCGCGACGGCAACAACTTCGCGCTGTGGGGCGAGAACGTCTCGCAGGCGGATCAGCGCTATCGCGGCCTCGCCACGGCCGCGTGGGGCGGACTCAAGTTCGACTACAACCAGATTCCCCACAACATGGCCAACAACGGCAAGTCGATCTTCACCGAGACGGCCCCTGGTGTGTGGAGCATGAGCACGCATGAGCGCCTGGTGCTCCAGAACGCGAATGACGCGCAGCTGCCGACCGCGACCCGGACGGCGCTGTTCTACGATGCGTTGCTGGCGCCCACCTTTGCGGCGGCCAACAGCATCGACCTGTCGAGCCAGCGCAATCGCGGCACGGCGGAGTTCGCCGTCGGCAAGAACCTGCCGATCGACCTCGCCTTCACCTACATGCGCGAGCTCAAATCGGGCTATCGCACCGAAAGCGGCGGCAACGTCCGCGCCCAGGTGAACCCGTCCTATGAGGTGCCGGAGCCGCTGAGCGACGTCACCCAGGACTTCGGCATTCGGGCGGCGTGGAACTTCAAGGCCGGTAACGTGCACGCGGCACTCAACCGCAACCTCTACGACAACCAGGCCGAAACGCTGATTGTCGACAATCCGTTCCAGGCCTACGACACGCCGTACACGGCCACCGTGGGCGGCCCCTCGAGCGCCCGCTTCATCAACGCGCCGGACAACGAAGCCACCACCGGCAACGGCGGCTTCCTGCTCAAGTTCAAGGGGCAGACCCGCATTGGCGGCGATGTCTCGCTCGCGCGATGGACGCAGAACGCGGCGTTCTACCCCTACACGCTCAACACGGTGATCCTGACGCCCACCGGGGCCAGGGCCGATAGCCTGTCCGCTCTCCCGCAGCCATCGTTCGACGGGAAGATCGATACCACGACCCTGAACTTCACGTTCACGTCGCGGCCTGCCAAGAGGCTCGGCCTCCGGGCGTCGTACCGGAGCTACGACCTCGCGAACAAGACCAACCGCTTCGTTATCACGGGCGACACCGCGATTTCGGATCGGGCATGGACCGCGGTGACGCCAACCGCCGACAACCCCTACGGCCATGCGACGGCCAACCACTACGACACCAAGACCAGCCGGTTCACCGGGTCGGCAAGCTACGACTTCGGCGCGCTGACACTCGAGGGACTGGTGCGTCGGGCCACGATCACCCGCACCAGCCGTGAAGCGACGTCGGGCGACGACAACGGCTACGCGGTGACCGCGCTGTTCCGCACTTCCGACTGGCTGAACCTGCGCGCCACTTACGACGATGCCACGCGCACCGCCAATGGTCACACGCTCTACGGGTTCCAGATGGACGAAGCCGAGCGCGACACGAAGCGCACCGGCATCCAGGTCGACCTGATGCCGTCCGACACCGTCGACGTGTCGTTCGCCTACCTGCGTCGCGACGTCCAATACCCCAACCGGCCGGACCGGATCGCCGTGACATCAGGCGCCCCGTCGCCCGGTGCGTCGCCAATCCCCGGCACGCCCAGCGGCTTGCTCGAGGCGAAGTACGACTCGTACACAGGTGAAGTCTCGTTCAACCCGAACGAGCGCGCGGAGCTGACCGCCTACTACACGTATGAGAAGGACGCGACCACCAACCAGTGGTCCACGACCACGGGGGTCGCCCTCAACAACCTGCTCAACTACGCCGGCACCGACGAGACCAACACCTTCGGCGTCAACGCCGTCCTGCAGCTGGTGCCCGAGAAGTGGTCGTGCACCTTCAGTGCCATGCGCCAGAAGGTGGATGGCCTGATGGACATCACGGCCAGGGAAGCGGGGAACTTCTACACACCGGGCCGCACCACGCTGATTCCATCGGGACAGGGCGGGGCGGCCGACATCAGTGACTGGGACGACACGAAGCTGACGACCGTCGTGGCCCAGGTCGACTACGCCGTCGCCACCGCGTGGACGATCACGGCGGGCTACTGGTACGAGAAGTACGACTTCCGGGACGCCTACACGGCCAGCGATTTGCTCATGCCGCAGGCCGTCTACATCTTCATGAAGGGCGACCGGGGACCCTACAGCGCCAATGTCGTCTTTACGAGACTGAGCTACCGCTTCTAG
- a CDS encoding carboxypeptidase-like regulatory domain-containing protein, with the protein MPRCRISWLAVFVLSVATSAFGQAASSLRGKVVDAQGGILPGVTIQLANAQSAFARSIISDASGTYQFPQVPPGTYELSAQLEGFAPVKQPVTLRVSTPTTVDLKLALGALEETVTVQAEAIRLNTTDASVGNAFDERQVRQLPLLTRNVVELLSLQPGVTPTGEVVGARRDQNNVTLDGVDVNDNQTAGIDTNGPTAGYNFSTNNSFRESGFNAALPVPLDSVQEFRVTVAGQNSDQGRSSGGQVSLVTKSGTNQFHGSGYEYNRNTATSANSWFSNRAGIPKEQLKRDQYGASLGGPVKSNRVFFFGNVERRTDDSAQSVLRRVPSATLRAGTIMAKANDGRTYALGPDALKAIDPLGLGNSPAMLSLLNALPLGNDPSAGFDAGLNFSGYRFNAPLSLDNRAYVGKVDVKLDRSSSHNLSVRLSLADANRDDTLAQYPGQESAARLINNSYGISAAYTGVLSPNLVNSANFGLTRIDLQRTGSQSTSFTLDSIDVATNFTRPYVRVAPTYNFIDDLTWTKGRHSITAGVNFRMVRNDRTSYANAFQAFGYSRGTLLGLGSDIVNATQSYLAAQTGNPGIRLTDASAVGRAFGDLFGVLTNASMTYTYDRDGKPLPIGTPAVRNFASNEWEVYVGDNWRVTPNLTLSYGLRYMNLGVPYEQNGFQVASTFPLEQYFDERKTLSSQGVPSNAMPHNWLDYDLSGPANGATSWYRPDNNNFAPRVGFAYAPSGGFLETLLGTGGVVRGGAGIVYDRFGSNLVTQFDSSASFGLSEIVRGPTVNFTTGPRYQGAFPAIADGPAHAFPYTAPLVDYIGGGYMGIASDLHAPYAFNANVSVARPLRGGMTVEAGYIGRWGRDSLMQIDAGGWAVLFRDPATGQSWKEMAQAIRGYRDAGVDPTAIRTNPGLVAPIPFIESMMPRLANLYFPGSATANYYNLIWGQNGGSDADATHAIDRVRSAQFPNCIIKTGCNTLYPSQSSSMSMWTNAGYSNFNGATLSLRKVFSQGYSFDINYTWSHSQDNGGAAEAGAGTSGAIMLNPYDYNAFYGDSDFDIRHNLNVNVVVGLPFGQGHALLSNAGGLVNALVEGWQISGIFRYNSGLPTAVAYSGIWPTHYAVSAVAYPVGDYSDHITTNQKGNPALFDSTTEAANWRPMLPGEVGMRASVRLDDVYNTDLAVTKSFNLPWAGQRLQFRAEAFNAFNNVNFTNVALDANSPASFGQFTGTTPPRVMQFALRYEF; encoded by the coding sequence ATGCCTCGTTGTCGGATTTCTTGGCTCGCCGTCTTCGTCTTGAGTGTTGCCACATCGGCGTTTGGTCAGGCCGCTTCCTCACTACGCGGAAAAGTCGTGGACGCCCAGGGCGGCATTCTCCCCGGCGTCACCATCCAGCTGGCGAACGCGCAGTCGGCGTTCGCACGTTCGATCATTTCCGACGCGTCCGGGACCTACCAGTTCCCCCAGGTGCCGCCCGGCACCTATGAGCTCTCTGCGCAGCTCGAAGGCTTCGCGCCGGTCAAGCAGCCGGTGACCCTCCGGGTGAGCACGCCGACGACCGTCGACCTGAAGCTGGCCCTCGGCGCGCTGGAGGAGACGGTCACGGTGCAGGCTGAAGCCATCAGGTTGAACACCACGGACGCGAGCGTCGGCAACGCCTTCGACGAGCGCCAGGTGCGGCAGCTGCCGCTCCTGACGCGCAACGTGGTCGAACTTCTGAGCCTTCAACCCGGCGTGACGCCGACTGGCGAGGTCGTCGGCGCGCGGCGCGATCAGAACAACGTGACGCTCGACGGCGTCGACGTCAACGACAACCAGACGGCCGGCATCGACACCAACGGCCCGACGGCCGGGTATAACTTCAGCACCAACAACTCCTTCCGCGAGAGCGGGTTCAACGCGGCGTTGCCGGTGCCCCTCGACTCGGTCCAGGAATTCCGCGTCACCGTGGCCGGCCAGAACTCCGACCAGGGCCGCAGTTCCGGTGGCCAGGTGTCGCTCGTGACCAAGAGCGGGACCAACCAGTTTCATGGTTCCGGCTACGAGTACAACCGCAACACCGCGACCTCAGCCAACAGCTGGTTCAGCAATCGTGCGGGCATCCCGAAGGAGCAGCTGAAGCGCGATCAGTACGGCGCCTCGCTCGGCGGCCCTGTGAAGAGCAACCGGGTCTTCTTTTTCGGCAACGTCGAGCGCCGCACCGACGACAGCGCACAGAGCGTGCTGCGCCGGGTGCCGTCGGCAACGCTGCGCGCCGGCACGATCATGGCGAAGGCCAACGACGGCCGGACGTACGCGCTCGGTCCCGATGCCTTGAAGGCCATCGATCCGCTGGGCCTCGGCAACAGCCCGGCCATGCTATCGCTGCTGAACGCGCTGCCGTTGGGGAATGACCCCTCGGCGGGCTTCGACGCCGGCCTGAACTTCTCGGGCTACCGCTTCAACGCGCCCCTGAGCCTGGACAACCGGGCCTACGTGGGCAAGGTGGACGTCAAGCTCGATCGCTCCAGCTCGCATAATCTTTCGGTCCGCCTGTCGCTGGCCGATGCCAATCGCGACGACACCCTGGCGCAGTACCCCGGCCAGGAGTCGGCGGCCCGGTTGATCAACAACAGCTACGGCATCTCGGCGGCCTACACCGGCGTGCTCTCGCCGAACCTGGTGAACAGCGCCAACTTCGGCCTGACGCGGATCGACCTGCAGCGGACGGGCTCGCAGTCGACGTCGTTCACATTGGACAGCATCGACGTGGCCACCAACTTCACCCGGCCCTACGTCCGCGTGGCGCCGACCTACAACTTTATCGATGACCTGACGTGGACCAAGGGGCGCCACTCGATTACGGCCGGCGTCAACTTCCGGATGGTCAGGAACGACCGCACGAGCTACGCCAACGCGTTCCAGGCGTTCGGCTACAGCCGCGGCACGCTGCTCGGCCTGGGTTCGGACATCGTGAATGCCACGCAGTCCTACCTGGCGGCGCAAACGGGCAACCCGGGAATCCGGCTCACCGACGCCTCGGCGGTTGGTCGCGCATTCGGCGACCTGTTCGGTGTGCTCACCAACGCGTCGATGACCTACACCTACGATCGCGACGGCAAGCCGCTGCCGATCGGGACCCCGGCGGTCAGGAACTTCGCGAGCAACGAGTGGGAGGTGTACGTCGGGGATAACTGGCGCGTGACGCCGAACCTCACGCTCAGCTACGGCCTGCGCTACATGAACCTGGGCGTGCCGTACGAGCAGAACGGCTTCCAGGTCGCGTCGACCTTCCCGCTCGAACAGTACTTCGACGAGCGCAAGACGCTGTCCAGCCAAGGCGTGCCGAGCAACGCCATGCCGCATAACTGGCTCGATTACGACCTGAGCGGCCCGGCGAATGGCGCGACCAGCTGGTATCGCCCTGACAACAACAACTTCGCGCCGCGGGTCGGGTTCGCCTACGCCCCGTCGGGCGGGTTCCTGGAGACGCTGCTCGGGACGGGCGGCGTCGTCCGTGGCGGTGCCGGCATCGTCTACGACCGCTTCGGCAGCAACCTGGTGACGCAGTTCGATAGCTCGGCCTCGTTCGGCCTCAGCGAGATCGTGCGCGGCCCGACGGTCAACTTCACGACCGGGCCACGGTATCAAGGCGCGTTCCCGGCGATTGCCGACGGCCCCGCGCACGCGTTTCCGTACACCGCGCCGCTCGTCGACTACATCGGCGGCGGCTACATGGGCATCGCCAGCGACCTCCACGCGCCCTACGCGTTCAACGCCAATGTCTCGGTGGCGCGTCCGCTGCGCGGCGGCATGACGGTGGAAGCCGGGTACATCGGCCGCTGGGGCCGCGACTCGCTCATGCAGATCGACGCCGGCGGTTGGGCGGTGCTCTTCCGCGACCCGGCGACTGGACAGAGCTGGAAGGAGATGGCTCAGGCCATTCGCGGGTATCGCGACGCGGGCGTCGACCCCACGGCCATCAGGACCAATCCCGGCCTGGTGGCGCCCATTCCGTTCATCGAGAGCATGATGCCGCGGCTTGCCAACCTCTACTTCCCGGGCAGCGCCACGGCGAACTACTACAACCTCATCTGGGGCCAGAACGGCGGCAGCGACGCCGACGCCACGCACGCCATCGACCGGGTGCGGTCGGCCCAGTTCCCCAACTGCATCATCAAGACGGGATGCAACACGCTCTACCCGTCGCAGAGCAGCTCCATGTCGATGTGGACCAACGCCGGCTACTCGAACTTCAACGGCGCCACGCTCTCGCTCCGCAAGGTCTTCAGCCAGGGCTATTCGTTCGATATCAACTACACGTGGTCGCATTCGCAGGACAACGGTGGTGCGGCGGAGGCCGGCGCGGGGACGTCGGGCGCGATCATGCTGAACCCCTACGACTACAACGCCTTCTACGGGGATTCGGACTTCGACATCCGGCACAACCTCAACGTCAACGTGGTTGTCGGGCTGCCGTTCGGGCAGGGTCACGCGTTGCTGTCGAACGCCGGCGGCCTGGTCAACGCGCTCGTCGAGGGATGGCAAATCTCCGGGATCTTCCGCTACAACTCCGGGTTGCCCACCGCGGTGGCCTACTCGGGTATCTGGCCGACGCACTACGCGGTGTCGGCGGTGGCGTATCCGGTCGGCGACTACAGCGATCACATCACCACCAACCAGAAGGGAAATCCCGCCCTCTTCGACTCGACCACCGAAGCCGCCAACTGGCGGCCGATGCTGCCGGGCGAAGTGGGCATGCGGGCCTCGGTGCGCCTGGACGATGTCTACAACACCGACCTCGCGGTGACCAAGTCCTTCAATCTGCCGTGGGCCGGCCAGCGCCTGCAGTTCAGGGCCGAGGCGTTCAACGCCTTCAACAACGTCAACTTCACCAACGTCGCGCTCGACGCGAATTCCCCCGCGAGCTTCGGTCAGTTCACCGGCACGACCCCGCCGCGGGTCATGCAGTTCGCGCTTCGCTACGAGTTCTGA
- a CDS encoding DUF1549 domain-containing protein, with protein MRRSAIALFGIAATGLLWVSMSTLEAQSAPDPQFYEKHIKLVFATNCLACHGDTARGGLRVDSREALLKGGKSGPAVVTGDPDKSLLMAAVRHTGAVKMPLGGKLADSEIADLATWIKDGLVWPEVATESGKPVAVLTEFFESHIRPVLAQQCFSCHTSSKQGGLRLDSRAGLLQGGNSGAAVVPGDPDKSVLLSAIRHSGALRMPKGGTRLPDTDIANFTAWIKDGAFWPVETTTVKEYSAEQRKLWSVQPLQKVVVPDVKDAAWPLNDIDRFVLAKLEQEGLKPGALADRRTLLRRVSNDLVGLMPSHEQVEAFEADTSPDAYEKIVDRLLASPQYGEQWARHWMDTVRYGEDDYNVGGGPERTEKYPFAYLYRDWLIGALNDDIGYDMFVKTQLAADLLDEKVRDKNIAALGMNGNGMWIFTAGPAPVERADEWHDKVDVTSKAFMGLTVGCARCHDHKFDAIYTKDYYSMASVFASSRFKDYARVPKAVADEYEKQTKLLEKKNEALTKFLDNASALYAQMLFAQTETYMLAAWKVETAKRATVETVADDTKLDPELLGRWVRFLKKKPDNYSALTPWQGMIAKKGTEDDAKALAKEFVAKVAEINEKQIALTKDNEVTLAQYKNADDFFDPLPNGKKRKLNAYQIDLKSLEREDNQLWRDVFDADVPEATADVDPDPRRRKPGLLKLTDGALERRLTADLKLHVDRARVEIDAFKKAMPPRPPFVYGIEDLKEPADLKVFVRGNPYAFGEDAARALPSILNNGTQKVFSKGSGRLELADEIVKHPISSRTVVNRLWRWHTGRGIVDTPNNLGMAGDRPSNPELLEYLASRFEADGRSWKKFAKLVVMSRMYQLSTAAVPGNMTKDPDNRFFWRANRQRLTAEGIWDNLLLASSSLDLKGIGGPSEALTEKTTRRGVYGAVSRMYPADFQTVFDAPTATISTEKRYATNVPQQRLFFLNNTFVEAQAQKLADQVKTAGDEAAQATRAFEIVLQRDPTAEELREAVGFLRRPPLKAHAVEQGGGEGVRDAEAAPPKRPDSLLRSFCWALLSSNEFLFVN; from the coding sequence ATGAGGCGTTCTGCGATTGCCCTGTTCGGGATTGCGGCCACCGGGCTTCTGTGGGTGTCGATGTCCACCCTCGAGGCCCAGTCGGCGCCCGACCCGCAGTTCTACGAGAAGCACATCAAGCTGGTTTTCGCGACCAACTGCCTGGCGTGCCACGGGGACACCGCGCGCGGCGGCCTGCGCGTGGACTCGAGGGAGGCGCTGCTCAAGGGCGGCAAGTCCGGCCCTGCGGTCGTCACCGGCGACCCGGACAAGAGTCTCCTGATGGCGGCGGTGCGGCACACCGGCGCCGTCAAGATGCCGCTTGGCGGCAAGTTGGCCGACAGCGAGATCGCCGACCTTGCCACCTGGATCAAGGACGGCCTCGTGTGGCCCGAAGTGGCGACGGAGAGCGGCAAGCCCGTCGCCGTCCTGACCGAGTTCTTCGAGTCGCACATCCGGCCGGTGCTCGCCCAACAGTGCTTCTCGTGCCACACGAGCTCGAAACAGGGCGGGCTGCGCCTCGACTCGCGGGCCGGGCTGCTGCAAGGCGGAAACTCCGGCGCCGCCGTGGTGCCCGGTGACCCCGACAAGAGCGTCCTGCTGAGCGCGATTCGCCACAGCGGCGCGCTGCGGATGCCGAAGGGCGGCACGCGCCTCCCCGACACCGACATCGCGAACTTCACCGCGTGGATCAAGGATGGCGCGTTCTGGCCGGTCGAGACGACCACCGTGAAGGAGTACTCGGCGGAGCAACGGAAGCTATGGTCGGTGCAGCCGCTGCAGAAGGTGGTGGTGCCGGACGTGAAGGACGCGGCCTGGCCGCTGAACGACATCGACCGTTTCGTCCTCGCGAAACTGGAGCAGGAGGGCCTGAAGCCCGGCGCCCTCGCCGATCGCCGGACGCTCCTGCGCCGGGTCAGCAACGACCTGGTCGGCCTGATGCCAAGCCACGAGCAGGTGGAGGCGTTCGAGGCCGACACCTCGCCGGACGCCTACGAGAAGATCGTCGATCGGCTGCTCGCCTCGCCGCAGTACGGCGAGCAGTGGGCGCGCCACTGGATGGACACCGTCCGCTACGGCGAAGACGACTACAACGTCGGCGGCGGACCGGAGCGCACCGAGAAGTATCCCTTCGCCTACCTGTATCGCGATTGGCTCATCGGCGCCCTGAACGACGACATCGGCTACGACATGTTCGTCAAGACGCAGCTCGCCGCCGACCTCCTGGACGAGAAGGTGCGCGACAAGAACATCGCGGCGCTCGGCATGAACGGCAACGGCATGTGGATCTTCACGGCCGGTCCCGCGCCGGTCGAGCGCGCTGACGAGTGGCACGACAAGGTCGACGTCACGAGCAAGGCCTTCATGGGCCTGACGGTCGGCTGCGCGCGCTGCCACGACCACAAGTTCGACGCCATCTACACGAAGGACTACTACTCGATGGCGAGCGTCTTCGCCAGCTCGCGCTTCAAAGACTACGCGCGCGTCCCGAAGGCGGTGGCCGACGAGTACGAGAAGCAGACCAAGCTCCTCGAGAAGAAGAACGAGGCGCTGACCAAGTTCCTCGACAACGCCTCGGCCCTCTACGCCCAGATGCTCTTCGCGCAGACCGAGACCTACATGCTCGCCGCGTGGAAGGTGGAGACCGCGAAGCGGGCCACCGTCGAGACCGTGGCCGACGACACCAAGCTCGATCCCGAGCTGCTCGGCCGGTGGGTCCGCTTCCTGAAGAAGAAGCCCGACAACTACTCCGCGCTGACGCCGTGGCAGGGAATGATTGCGAAGAAGGGCACGGAAGACGACGCCAAGGCGCTGGCGAAGGAGTTTGTCGCGAAGGTCGCCGAGATCAACGAGAAGCAGATCGCGCTCACGAAAGACAACGAGGTCACCCTCGCGCAGTACAAGAACGCCGACGACTTCTTCGATCCGCTCCCGAACGGTAAGAAGCGCAAGCTGAACGCCTACCAGATCGACCTGAAGAGCCTGGAGCGCGAAGACAACCAGCTGTGGCGCGACGTCTTCGACGCCGACGTCCCGGAGGCGACGGCTGATGTCGACCCCGATCCGCGGCGCCGCAAGCCCGGCTTGTTGAAGCTCACCGACGGGGCGTTGGAGCGCCGGCTGACGGCCGACCTGAAGCTGCACGTGGACCGCGCGCGCGTGGAGATCGACGCCTTCAAGAAGGCGATGCCGCCGCGGCCGCCGTTTGTCTATGGCATCGAGGACCTGAAGGAGCCGGCCGACCTCAAGGTGTTCGTGCGCGGCAATCCCTACGCCTTCGGCGAGGACGCCGCTCGCGCGCTGCCGTCGATCCTCAACAACGGGACGCAGAAGGTGTTCTCGAAGGGCAGCGGCCGCCTCGAGCTCGCCGACGAGATCGTCAAGCATCCCATCTCCTCCCGCACGGTCGTCAACCGGCTGTGGCGCTGGCACACGGGCCGCGGCATCGTCGATACGCCGAACAACCTCGGGATGGCGGGCGACCGTCCGTCGAATCCGGAACTGCTGGAGTACCTGGCGTCCCGGTTCGAAGCTGACGGCCGCTCGTGGAAGAAGTTCGCGAAGCTCGTGGTCATGTCCCGGATGTACCAGTTGAGCACGGCCGCCGTGCCCGGGAACATGACCAAGGACCCCGATAACCGGTTCTTCTGGCGTGCCAACCGTCAGCGCCTGACCGCCGAAGGCATCTGGGACAACCTTCTGCTGGCGTCGAGCTCGCTCGACCTGAAGGGCATCGGCGGCCCCTCGGAGGCCCTCACCGAAAAGACGACGAGACGCGGGGTCTACGGCGCGGTGAGCCGCATGTATCCGGCCGATTTCCAGACCGTCTTCGATGCGCCGACGGCGACGATCTCAACCGAGAAGCGCTACGCGACCAACGTGCCGCAACAGCGCCTCTTCTTCCTCAACAACACCTTCGTGGAGGCCCAGGCGCAGAAGTTGGCCGACCAGGTGAAGACCGCCGGCGACGAGGCCGCGCAAGCGACGCGCGCGTTCGAGATCGTGCTGCAGCGCGACCCGACGGCGGAAGAACTGCGGGAGGCGGTGGGGTTCCTGCGCCGGCCGCCGTTGAAGGCGCACGCTGTCGAGCAGGGGGGCGGCGAAGGGGTCCGCGACGCCGAGGCCGCGCCACCGAAGCGGCCGGATTCCCTGCTCCGGTCGTTCTGCTGGGCGCTGCTCAGCTCAAACGAGTTCCTGTTCGTCAACTAG
- a CDS encoding DUF1501 domain-containing protein: MSCNHTFKPITRRQALSRMGGGFGLVALSSMLSESLLQAAAKPAKPVNTALNGVIKQLDFKPKAKRVIFLMMNGGVSHVDTFDPKPMLDKYHGQPLPGGQILTQRKTGNLMKSPFKFEKHGQSGTELSDLWPHLGSVADDICVVRSMWSEIPNHEPAITLMNTGSLLIGRPSMGAWITYGLGSENQNLPGYMVLTPTEPLTVGSPLWSSSFLPAVHQGVVVHNQYVEGEAFKPEKVIPNVLNLNDHESQIRDISFLRYLNETNIKHMQARDSDLDASIRSMETAFRMQTEAPDVFDVSKESKATLDMYGSGSTALGCLMSARLVEKGVRMVQTYYGKGDPWDAHNDIMTYRKLAKDSDQAYAALIKDLKQRGLFEDTLVVCGTEFGRTPAIQTSNDNAVGLVNGRDHNTLGFSIWLAGGGIKGGTTYGATDEFGFKAVENKVHVHDLHATMLYLLGIDHTKLTYHYSGRDFRLTDVAGEVIHGIIA, from the coding sequence ATGTCATGCAACCACACGTTCAAGCCCATCACCCGCCGTCAGGCGCTTTCGAGAATGGGCGGCGGTTTCGGCCTTGTCGCCCTGTCCAGCATGTTGAGCGAGTCGCTCCTGCAAGCGGCGGCCAAGCCGGCAAAGCCGGTCAACACGGCCTTGAACGGCGTCATCAAGCAGCTCGATTTCAAGCCGAAGGCCAAGCGCGTCATCTTCCTGATGATGAACGGCGGCGTGTCGCACGTGGACACGTTCGATCCCAAGCCGATGCTGGACAAGTACCACGGCCAGCCCCTGCCGGGCGGACAGATCCTCACGCAGCGCAAGACCGGCAACCTGATGAAGTCGCCCTTCAAGTTCGAGAAGCACGGGCAGAGCGGCACGGAGCTGAGCGACCTGTGGCCGCACCTGGGCTCGGTCGCCGACGACATCTGCGTGGTGCGCTCGATGTGGTCGGAGATCCCGAACCACGAACCGGCGATCACGCTGATGAACACGGGCTCGTTGCTGATCGGCCGCCCGTCGATGGGCGCGTGGATCACCTACGGCCTGGGCAGCGAGAACCAGAACCTGCCCGGCTACATGGTGCTCACGCCCACCGAGCCGCTCACCGTGGGCAGCCCCTTATGGAGCTCCTCGTTCCTGCCGGCCGTCCACCAGGGCGTCGTCGTGCACAACCAGTACGTCGAGGGCGAGGCGTTCAAGCCCGAGAAGGTGATCCCGAACGTGCTGAACCTGAACGATCACGAATCGCAGATTCGTGACATCAGCTTCCTGCGCTACCTGAACGAAACCAACATCAAGCACATGCAGGCGCGGGACTCCGACCTGGACGCGTCCATCCGCTCGATGGAGACAGCGTTCCGGATGCAAACCGAGGCGCCAGACGTGTTCGACGTGAGCAAGGAGAGCAAGGCGACGCTGGACATGTATGGGTCCGGCAGCACCGCGCTCGGGTGCCTCATGTCGGCCCGGCTGGTCGAGAAGGGCGTGCGGATGGTGCAGACCTACTACGGGAAGGGCGACCCGTGGGACGCGCACAACGACATCATGACCTACCGGAAGCTGGCCAAGGACTCCGACCAGGCCTATGCGGCGCTGATCAAGGACCTCAAGCAGCGCGGTCTCTTCGAGGACACGCTGGTCGTGTGCGGCACCGAGTTCGGCCGCACGCCCGCCATCCAGACCTCGAACGATAATGCCGTCGGCCTCGTCAACGGCCGCGACCACAACACGCTCGGCTTTTCCATCTGGCTCGCCGGCGGTGGCATCAAGGGCGGCACGACCTACGGGGCGACGGACGAGTTCGGCTTCAAGGCCGTCGAGAACAAGGTGCACGTGCACGACCTGCACGCCACCATGCTCTACCTGCTGGGCATCGATCACACCAAGCTGACCTATCACTACTCCGGCCGCGACTTCCGCCTGACGGACGTGGCCGGAGAGGTCATCCACGGCATCATCGCCTAG